From one Actinomyces sp. Marseille-P3109 genomic stretch:
- a CDS encoding OmpA family protein, with the protein MTKALVSLPSLALITTLALSGCSLSIGGGSSSQAQSQETQVGSDTSSAAGSAKGSTSAPATGTTASTGQAVAGYEPGQIPPIPMFALPDLSLLTQSTGAFTPDLTRSITSQPGVTVRPARCDASGSLVSGSTVLGGDGSMTTSSGSTAVTNNGDGSGTFSDGKVSIVNNGDGSGTYSDGKVSIVVNGDGSGTYSDDHLSVTVNGDGSGTYSDSATGESIVLGGDGSGTYSRGEVSIVNNGDGSGTYSDATTSIVNEGTGSAIVNGKTVSAKPVPKAGKVGTFPSIDAAKPAQSCGTVITLEDSVLFDFGSSDLRSEASTTLTNLATVLKDSKAPKVQVQGHTDSVSDDASNQTLSEQRAKAVTDALTSDGVTAAIESVGYGETRPVAPNESSDGSDNPAGRRLNRRVEVFVPTF; encoded by the coding sequence ATGACAAAAGCACTCGTCTCCCTGCCTTCCCTCGCCCTCATCACCACCCTCGCCCTGAGCGGCTGCTCCCTGTCCATCGGAGGCGGCTCGTCGTCGCAGGCCCAGAGCCAGGAGACCCAGGTCGGCTCGGACACCAGCAGCGCCGCGGGAAGCGCCAAGGGCTCCACCTCCGCCCCGGCGACGGGAACGACCGCCTCCACGGGCCAGGCCGTCGCAGGCTACGAGCCCGGCCAGATCCCTCCGATCCCCATGTTCGCACTGCCGGATCTCAGCCTGCTCACCCAGTCCACGGGCGCCTTCACCCCGGACCTCACCCGCTCCATCACCTCCCAGCCCGGCGTCACGGTCAGGCCGGCCCGCTGCGACGCGAGCGGTTCGCTCGTCTCCGGCTCCACGGTGCTCGGCGGCGACGGCTCGATGACCACGAGCTCAGGATCAACCGCAGTCACCAACAATGGCGACGGCTCCGGGACCTTCTCCGACGGCAAGGTCTCCATCGTCAACAACGGCGATGGCTCGGGCACCTACAGCGACGGCAAGGTCTCGATCGTCGTCAATGGTGACGGCTCGGGCACCTACAGCGACGACCACCTCTCCGTCACTGTCAATGGTGACGGCTCGGGGACCTACAGCGACTCCGCTACCGGGGAGTCCATCGTCCTGGGCGGCGACGGCTCGGGCACCTACAGCCGCGGCGAGGTCTCCATCGTCAACAACGGCGACGGCTCCGGAACCTACTCCGACGCCACCACCTCCATCGTCAACGAAGGCACGGGCAGCGCCATCGTCAACGGCAAGACCGTCTCCGCCAAGCCGGTTCCCAAGGCCGGCAAGGTCGGCACCTTCCCCTCCATCGACGCCGCCAAGCCGGCGCAGTCCTGCGGCACGGTCATCACCCTGGAGGACAGCGTTCTGTTCGACTTCGGCTCATCCGACCTGCGCTCCGAGGCCTCGACCACCCTCACCAACCTGGCCACCGTCCTCAAGGACTCCAAGGCCCCCAAGGTCCAGGTCCAGGGCCACACCGACTCCGTCTCCGACGACGCCTCCAACCAGACGCTCTCCGAGCAGCGCGCCAAGGCGGTCACCGACGCACTCACCTCCGACGGCGTCACCGCCGCCATCGAGTCCGTCGGCTACGGAGAGACCCGGCCCGTCGCCCCCAACGAGAGCTCTGACGGCTCCGACAACCCCGCCGGGCGGCGCCTCAACCGCCGCGTCGAGGTCTTCGTCCCGACCTTCTGA
- a CDS encoding sensor histidine kinase has translation MLALVAVAGAVAGAYAVYGLVPLLVTTTVPLVVLETGVGVLLLALLIAVGRRRQRLAIERARREAQQEAWAHHQQFLRRLDHELKNPLTAVRAAVADLPQARPQELQARVDVVDAQARRMGRLVTDLRKLADLETAALSLEDVDIAETVQDAAQAVSEEGAARGGAPRIRLDLPQVPWPLSHVRGDGDLLYSAVYNVISNASKYTGPGGTVEVRGREESGTVTIEVADTGIGVPQADLPAVWSELARAGNARGLPGSGLGLALVATIVRRHGGSVRMASREGVGTRVWLSLPVAGPVSAT, from the coding sequence GTGCTCGCGCTGGTGGCCGTCGCCGGTGCGGTGGCCGGGGCCTACGCCGTCTACGGCCTGGTGCCCCTGCTCGTCACGACGACGGTGCCGCTCGTGGTGTTGGAGACCGGGGTGGGTGTCCTGCTGCTCGCCCTCCTCATCGCCGTGGGGCGACGCAGACAACGGCTGGCGATCGAGCGGGCTCGCCGCGAGGCCCAGCAGGAGGCGTGGGCCCACCACCAGCAGTTCCTGCGCAGACTGGACCACGAGCTGAAGAACCCGTTGACGGCGGTGCGCGCCGCCGTCGCCGACCTTCCGCAGGCTCGTCCTCAGGAGCTGCAGGCCAGGGTCGACGTCGTCGACGCCCAGGCCCGCCGGATGGGGCGCCTGGTGACGGATCTGCGCAAGCTGGCCGACTTGGAGACGGCTGCGCTGTCGCTGGAGGACGTCGACATCGCCGAGACCGTGCAGGACGCCGCCCAGGCGGTTAGCGAGGAGGGCGCCGCCCGGGGCGGAGCGCCCAGGATCCGCCTGGACCTGCCGCAGGTGCCGTGGCCGCTGTCGCACGTGCGCGGCGACGGCGACCTGCTGTACTCGGCCGTCTACAACGTCATCTCCAACGCCTCGAAGTACACCGGGCCGGGCGGGACGGTGGAGGTGCGCGGCCGGGAGGAGTCCGGCACCGTCACCATCGAGGTGGCCGACACCGGGATCGGGGTGCCGCAGGCGGACCTGCCGGCGGTGTGGAGCGAGCTGGCACGCGCCGGCAACGCCCGGGGCCTGCCGGGCTCGGGACTCGGGCTGGCGCTCGTGGCGACGATCGTGCGCCGCCACGGCGGCAGCGTGCGCATGGCCTCCCGCGAGGGCGTGGGGACCCGGGTGTGGCTGAGCCTGCCCGTCGCGGGCCCGGTGAGTGCGACGTGA
- a CDS encoding response regulator transcription factor, whose product MTQPTAPAPSATVLLVDDEAPIRRSLGPYLERSGYRILLASDGMEALDLLASYQVDIIVSDVLMPRMDGRELVRRVRAGGAWTPIILLTQVNASYERVSALDDGADDYLSKPFDPAELASRIRAVLRRTRGMAQPLISASRLVAGELVLERTSRRVTLAGREVALTPKATALLDYLMSHPGELHTRDDLLASLWGIDFATSTRAVDHRIREIRQALGDDAAHPTYIETVPSVGYRFRAGVQA is encoded by the coding sequence GTGACTCAGCCCACCGCACCGGCTCCGTCCGCCACCGTCCTGCTCGTCGACGACGAAGCCCCCATCCGCCGCTCGCTGGGCCCCTACCTGGAGCGCAGCGGGTACCGGATCCTGCTCGCCTCGGACGGGATGGAGGCCCTGGATCTCCTGGCCTCCTACCAGGTGGACATCATCGTCTCCGACGTCCTCATGCCCAGGATGGATGGGCGCGAGCTGGTGCGTCGGGTACGGGCGGGCGGGGCCTGGACCCCCATCATCCTGCTCACCCAGGTCAACGCCTCCTACGAGCGGGTCTCGGCGCTCGATGACGGCGCCGACGACTACCTGTCCAAGCCCTTCGACCCCGCCGAGCTCGCCTCCCGGATCCGCGCCGTCCTGCGCCGCACCCGGGGGATGGCCCAGCCGCTGATCTCCGCCTCCAGGCTGGTGGCCGGCGAGCTGGTCCTGGAGCGCACCTCCCGGCGGGTCACCCTGGCCGGACGCGAGGTGGCCCTCACCCCGAAGGCCACGGCGCTCCTGGACTACCTCATGAGCCACCCCGGCGAGCTCCACACGCGCGACGACCTGCTGGCCTCCCTGTGGGGCATCGATTTCGCCACGTCCACGCGCGCAGTCGACCACCGCATCCGCGAGATCCGCCAGGCTCTGGGCGACGACGCCGCTCACCCCACCTACATCGAGACGGTCCCCTCCGTCGGCTACCGCTTCCGGGCCGGGGTCCAGGCATGA
- a CDS encoding DUF3060 domain-containing protein, translating into MSLPKTVVAGTAALALALSLGACSLSANRSGSGESGSSAATQAEQSKQTGAKSADSNGSATSDSQGTAKSDSRASSGSSARTSTDSDDQDDDRDGDDAPITDATWKDIQSTGQRTEVFGAHTVQGSGSTLNLVGDLDSLMVQGSDVKIAAEEVDVLTIQGSNVTVYARDIDHLTIMGSNVTVYWLGDDPTIQDSGAGNTTGKLVQ; encoded by the coding sequence ATGTCGCTGCCCAAGACTGTTGTTGCCGGTACCGCCGCCCTGGCCCTGGCCCTGAGCCTGGGCGCCTGCTCCCTGTCCGCCAACCGCTCCGGCTCAGGCGAGTCCGGGTCATCGGCCGCGACCCAGGCCGAGCAGAGCAAGCAGACCGGGGCCAAGAGCGCCGACTCCAACGGCTCCGCCACGTCCGATTCCCAGGGCACGGCGAAGTCCGACTCCCGGGCCTCCTCGGGATCCTCGGCCAGGACCTCCACCGACTCCGACGACCAAGACGACGACAGGGACGGTGACGACGCTCCCATCACGGACGCCACCTGGAAGGACATCCAGAGCACGGGGCAGCGCACGGAGGTCTTCGGCGCCCACACGGTCCAGGGCTCCGGAAGCACCCTCAACCTGGTCGGCGACCTCGACTCGCTCATGGTCCAGGGATCCGACGTCAAGATCGCCGCTGAGGAGGTCGACGTCCTCACCATCCAGGGCTCCAACGTCACCGTCTACGCCCGCGACATCGACCACCTCACCATCATGGGTTCCAACGTCACCGTCTACTGGCTGGGCGACGACCCCACGATCCAGGACAGCGGTGCCGGCAACACCACCGGGAAGCTCGTTCAGTGA
- the topA gene encoding type I DNA topoisomerase has protein sequence MSTKLVIVESPNKVRSIAGYLGPEFDVEASVGHIRDLPQPSELPATMKKGPYGKFAVDVEDDFTPYYVVNPDKKKTVAQLKKALKDADELYLATDDDREGEAIAWHLQQVLKPKVPVRRMVFTEITREAVTRALNNTRDLDINLVDAQETRRILDRLVGYEVSPVLWRKVRAGLSAGRVQSVATRLVVERERERMAFRSASYWGVEATFSTVLSPVDVTARQDASFAARLVSLDGRRVATGRDFNDAGQLRPAAVKASAVHLHQVGATAVAEAISRGEPRVVGVEDKPYKRRPAAPFTTSTLQQEASRKLRMNPRETMRVAQGLYENGFITYMRTDSTVLSSQAVAAARSQVTELYGAEYVPQRPRVYASKVKGAQEAHEAIRPAGDHFRTPAQVSGELTGAQFRLYELIWKRTVASQMADAVGSTATVTVEVPLTPAAGESRDSGPTFSTAGLTASGTVITFRGFLAAYEEGRDAERYQDDSGAAAKDSKDVRLPAMIAGQELAALAAEAAGHETTPPPRYTEASLVKALEEREIGRPSTYAATMSTISDRGYVDHRGQALVPTWLAFAVTRLLEENFTELVDYDFTASMERDLDRIAAGEEDRVAWLRRFYNGQGAPDTVAREIAEAAAAGELDAAAASAAELRAQGLKGLVDNLGEIDARAVNSIEIGGGITLRVGRYGPYLEDTEGKRANVPADVAPDELTVDKARELFARAADDGRELGVDPVSGHVIIAKDGRYGPYVTEVLPDPEETAGAAGTADADSAAAADEAGEAATRKTAKSAKTARTAKTRKTAKAAKAAKPKPRTASLLRSMDLSTVTLEQALDLLSLPRVVGQDPESGADITAQNGRYGPYLKKGTDSRSLETEEQIFTVTLEQALELFAQPKRRRGQAAARGPLRELGEDPDTGKPVVIKDGRFGPYFTDGETNVTLRRGDDPATVTPERAFELLAEKRAKGPAKKRTTRKTTTKKTTTKTASKSTAKTAAKKSTGSRASTSKES, from the coding sequence GTGTCCACCAAGCTCGTCATCGTGGAGTCCCCCAACAAGGTGCGCTCCATCGCCGGCTACCTCGGTCCGGAGTTCGACGTCGAGGCCTCCGTGGGGCACATCCGCGACCTGCCGCAGCCCTCCGAGCTGCCCGCCACCATGAAGAAGGGGCCCTACGGCAAGTTCGCGGTCGATGTCGAGGACGACTTCACGCCCTACTACGTCGTCAACCCGGACAAGAAGAAGACGGTCGCCCAGCTCAAGAAGGCCCTCAAGGACGCCGACGAGCTCTACCTGGCCACCGATGACGACCGCGAGGGCGAGGCCATCGCCTGGCACCTCCAGCAGGTCCTCAAGCCCAAGGTGCCGGTGCGCCGCATGGTCTTCACCGAGATCACCCGCGAGGCCGTCACCCGGGCCCTGAACAACACCCGCGACCTGGACATCAATCTCGTCGACGCCCAGGAGACCCGCCGCATCCTGGACCGCCTCGTGGGCTACGAGGTCAGCCCGGTCCTGTGGCGCAAGGTCCGCGCCGGCCTGTCCGCCGGGCGCGTCCAGTCGGTGGCCACTCGCCTCGTCGTCGAGCGCGAGCGTGAGCGCATGGCCTTCCGCTCGGCCTCCTACTGGGGGGTGGAGGCCACTTTCTCCACCGTCCTGTCCCCGGTGGACGTCACCGCCCGTCAGGACGCCTCCTTCGCCGCCCGCCTCGTCAGCCTCGACGGGCGGCGGGTGGCCACCGGCCGCGACTTCAACGACGCCGGTCAGCTGCGCCCGGCCGCCGTCAAGGCCTCCGCCGTCCACCTCCACCAGGTGGGGGCCACCGCCGTCGCCGAGGCCATCAGCCGGGGTGAGCCGCGGGTGGTCGGCGTCGAGGACAAGCCCTACAAGCGTCGCCCGGCGGCCCCCTTCACCACCTCCACGCTCCAGCAGGAGGCCTCCCGCAAGCTGCGCATGAACCCGCGGGAGACCATGCGTGTGGCGCAGGGCCTCTACGAGAACGGCTTCATCACCTACATGCGCACCGACTCCACGGTCCTGTCCAGCCAGGCAGTGGCCGCGGCCCGCTCCCAGGTGACCGAGCTCTACGGCGCCGAGTACGTGCCCCAGCGCCCCCGCGTCTACGCCTCCAAGGTCAAGGGCGCCCAGGAGGCTCACGAGGCGATCCGCCCGGCCGGCGACCACTTCCGCACCCCGGCCCAGGTCTCCGGCGAGCTCACCGGCGCCCAGTTCCGCCTCTACGAGCTCATCTGGAAGCGGACGGTGGCCTCCCAGATGGCCGACGCCGTCGGCTCGACCGCCACCGTGACCGTCGAGGTGCCCCTGACCCCGGCGGCCGGCGAGTCGCGCGACTCCGGTCCCACCTTCTCCACGGCCGGCCTGACGGCGTCGGGCACCGTCATCACCTTCCGCGGCTTCCTGGCCGCCTACGAGGAGGGGCGCGACGCCGAGCGCTACCAGGACGACTCCGGCGCCGCCGCCAAGGACTCCAAGGACGTGCGCCTGCCCGCGATGATCGCCGGTCAGGAGCTGGCCGCCCTGGCCGCCGAGGCCGCGGGCCACGAGACGACGCCGCCGCCGCGCTACACCGAGGCCTCCCTGGTCAAGGCCCTCGAGGAGCGCGAGATCGGCCGCCCCTCAACCTACGCGGCCACCATGTCCACGATCTCCGATCGCGGCTACGTGGACCACCGCGGGCAGGCCCTGGTGCCCACCTGGCTCGCATTCGCCGTCACCCGCCTGCTGGAGGAGAACTTCACCGAGCTGGTCGACTACGACTTCACGGCCTCCATGGAGCGCGACCTCGACCGGATCGCCGCCGGCGAGGAGGACCGGGTGGCCTGGCTGCGACGCTTCTACAACGGCCAGGGCGCCCCCGACACCGTCGCCCGGGAGATCGCCGAGGCCGCGGCCGCCGGCGAGCTCGACGCCGCGGCCGCCTCCGCCGCAGAGCTGCGGGCCCAGGGGCTCAAGGGGCTGGTGGACAACCTCGGCGAGATCGACGCCCGCGCCGTCAACTCCATCGAGATCGGTGGGGGTATCACCCTCAGGGTGGGCCGCTACGGCCCCTACCTGGAGGACACCGAGGGCAAGCGCGCCAACGTGCCCGCCGACGTCGCCCCCGACGAGCTGACCGTGGACAAGGCCCGAGAGCTCTTCGCCCGGGCCGCCGACGACGGCCGTGAGCTGGGCGTCGACCCGGTCAGCGGACACGTCATCATCGCCAAGGACGGCCGCTACGGCCCCTACGTCACCGAGGTCCTGCCCGACCCCGAGGAGACGGCTGGGGCGGCCGGGACCGCCGACGCCGACTCGGCCGCTGCAGCCGACGAGGCCGGTGAAGCAGCGACCAGGAAGACAGCGAAGTCTGCGAAGACTGCGAGGACCGCGAAGACGAGGAAGACGGCCAAGGCCGCCAAGGCTGCCAAGCCCAAGCCCCGCACGGCCAGCCTCCTGCGCTCCATGGACCTGTCCACGGTGACCCTGGAGCAGGCCCTGGACCTGCTGAGCCTGCCGCGCGTCGTCGGACAGGACCCGGAGTCGGGGGCGGACATCACCGCCCAGAACGGTCGCTACGGTCCCTACCTCAAGAAGGGCACGGACTCGCGCTCCCTGGAGACCGAGGAGCAGATCTTCACCGTCACCCTGGAGCAGGCCCTGGAGCTCTTCGCCCAGCCCAAGCGGCGCCGGGGGCAGGCGGCCGCCCGCGGGCCGCTGCGCGAGCTCGGCGAGGACCCGGACACCGGCAAGCCCGTGGTCATCAAGGACGGCCGCTTCGGCCCCTACTTCACCGACGGGGAGACCAACGTGACCCTGCGTCGCGGCGACGACCCGGCCACCGTCACACCCGAGCGCGCCTTCGAGCTGCTCGCGGAGAAGCGCGCCAAGGGCCCGGCCAAGAAGCGCACCACCCGCAAGACCACCACCAAGAAGACCACGACGAAGACGGCGTCGAAGTCCACCGCCAAGACCGCGGCCAAGAAGAGCACGGGGAGCAGGGCGAGCACGTCGAAGGAGTCCTAG
- a CDS encoding diguanylate cyclase: MESQVGYERLFDPQDIFFSTTDLKGVIQNTNRTFDTLSRYSRERLIGAPHNIIRHLDMPAGLFRLIWDDLQSQRPACGYITNRAVDGLDYRVFATIVPLRQGFLSVRIKPMDNVTRGKVEEAYRRVRAKERDLQARGASRHQLGEFGGRELAAELQTLGFSSLHDMTLATLPREVASLVSSGVRVPAAAPESLGAVARILNTVAAMEKDTNALVFELDEYLRLITTMEATHDSARAVEARVGRIGQLVSHDVGNGTQTKAQMLAERISELTGAAGAELTGLPSRLQVLHQSVTELRFSVALMRLLTLMVGRFAQSILDGSEVDAMHSLTDLCEALESGFRGLGPVLRTVSTQVAQLNDALRTVTSSLDRAARRLGQWVDLRGGGAGSSGSPVVDEVAQLTSRGFPEVRSLAELAAECRGLHLPYDESIAAQRLAAVRSALAELI, translated from the coding sequence ATGGAATCGCAGGTCGGGTACGAGCGTTTGTTCGATCCTCAGGACATCTTCTTTTCCACCACGGACCTCAAAGGTGTCATTCAGAACACCAATAGGACATTCGACACGCTGTCTCGCTACTCGCGTGAGCGGCTCATTGGAGCTCCCCACAACATCATCCGGCACCTGGACATGCCGGCCGGTCTCTTCCGCCTCATCTGGGACGATCTGCAGTCCCAGCGCCCGGCCTGCGGCTACATCACCAACCGTGCGGTGGACGGCCTGGACTACCGGGTCTTCGCCACGATCGTGCCACTGCGTCAGGGCTTCCTGTCGGTGCGGATCAAGCCGATGGATAACGTGACCCGGGGCAAGGTCGAGGAGGCCTACCGGCGGGTGCGCGCCAAGGAGCGCGACCTTCAGGCCCGCGGCGCCTCGCGCCACCAGCTCGGTGAGTTCGGCGGCCGCGAGCTGGCCGCAGAGCTCCAGACACTGGGCTTCTCCTCCCTGCACGACATGACGCTGGCGACCCTGCCGCGCGAGGTGGCCTCCCTGGTCAGCTCCGGGGTACGCGTCCCGGCGGCCGCCCCCGAGAGCCTGGGCGCGGTGGCCCGGATCCTCAACACGGTGGCCGCCATGGAGAAGGACACCAACGCCCTGGTCTTCGAGCTCGACGAGTACCTGCGCCTCATCACCACCATGGAGGCCACCCACGACTCGGCCCGGGCGGTGGAGGCGCGGGTGGGGCGCATCGGCCAGCTGGTCTCCCACGACGTCGGCAACGGCACCCAGACCAAGGCGCAGATGCTCGCCGAGCGCATCTCCGAGCTCACCGGTGCCGCCGGCGCCGAGCTGACCGGGTTGCCCTCGCGCCTGCAGGTCCTGCACCAGTCGGTCACCGAGCTGCGTTTCTCCGTGGCCCTCATGCGGCTGCTCACCCTCATGGTGGGACGCTTCGCCCAGTCCATCCTCGACGGCAGCGAGGTGGACGCCATGCACTCCCTGACGGACCTGTGCGAGGCCCTCGAGTCCGGCTTCCGTGGGCTGGGGCCCGTGCTGCGCACCGTGAGCACCCAGGTCGCCCAGCTCAACGACGCCCTGCGCACGGTCACCTCCAGCCTGGACCGGGCGGCTCGACGCCTGGGCCAGTGGGTGGACCTGCGCGGCGGCGGGGCGGGCTCGTCGGGCTCGCCAGTCGTTGACGAGGTCGCCCAGCTGACCTCGCGCGGCTTCCCGGAGGTCCGCTCGCTGGCCGAGCTGGCCGCCGAGTGCCGCGGCCTGCACCTGCCCTACGACGAGAGCATCGCCGCCCAGCGCCTGGCCGCCGTGCGCAGCGCCCTGGCCGAGCTCATCTGA
- a CDS encoding PAS domain S-box protein, with translation MEYVDGNERRFGAEDLFFSTTDTKGVIRRTNRVFDSLSRYSAEELIGSPHNIIRHDDMPAGAFKLMWDELEQGRSSCVYVLNRAKDGLDYWVFATVTPLTDGYLSVRVRPTNHAMFTPIKEIYSRVRAAERAYAEEGHGRREVAEHGAALLTEELAGLQYRDLHNFARAALPRELALLVVEGVRVPPRAESDNPMFAVLQAVAAIERDTDELVYQLGEYQELINGLGSWAGGVRSVIERANRVGDLMGEVTSPDDESSVPTVSERVKDRSAQAVEVLRQLNSSLVALYEAASEVRFRSSMMRLHTLMVGIFAAAVLDGEEGESADAIGDLAEAMLSDLESLVPSCQEAANLAERLEGDLRGVVSNLDRVKRPFQRWIRALQDEGTQALVDGVDAEAALREAVAVGEQGFPETASLAELAAKARGVVVTLDESVIRERVATVRETLGQLGA, from the coding sequence ATGGAATACGTCGATGGCAACGAGCGCCGCTTCGGTGCCGAGGACCTGTTCTTCTCGACGACGGATACCAAAGGTGTCATTCGCAGGACGAACCGGGTATTCGATTCGCTGTCCCGTTACAGCGCTGAGGAGCTTATTGGCTCTCCGCACAACATTATTCGTCATGATGACATGCCCGCCGGGGCCTTCAAGCTCATGTGGGATGAGCTGGAGCAGGGGCGCTCGTCCTGCGTCTACGTGCTCAACCGGGCCAAGGACGGACTGGACTACTGGGTCTTCGCGACGGTCACCCCGCTGACGGATGGCTACCTGTCCGTGCGCGTGCGTCCGACCAACCATGCCATGTTCACCCCCATCAAGGAGATCTACTCCAGGGTACGGGCCGCCGAGCGCGCCTACGCCGAGGAGGGGCACGGACGACGGGAGGTCGCCGAGCACGGTGCGGCGCTGCTGACCGAGGAGCTGGCGGGGCTCCAGTACCGCGACCTGCACAACTTCGCTCGGGCCGCCCTCCCGCGCGAGCTGGCCCTGCTGGTGGTGGAGGGGGTCCGGGTCCCGCCGCGCGCTGAGTCGGACAACCCCATGTTCGCCGTCCTTCAGGCTGTCGCCGCGATTGAGCGGGACACCGACGAGCTCGTCTATCAGCTGGGGGAGTACCAGGAGCTCATCAACGGGCTGGGCTCCTGGGCCGGCGGGGTGCGCTCGGTCATCGAGCGGGCCAACCGCGTGGGCGACCTCATGGGCGAGGTGACCAGCCCCGACGACGAGTCCTCCGTCCCCACGGTCTCCGAGCGCGTCAAGGATCGCAGCGCCCAGGCCGTCGAGGTGCTCCGCCAGCTCAACTCCTCCCTCGTGGCGCTTTACGAGGCGGCCTCGGAGGTGCGCTTCCGCAGCTCGATGATGCGTCTGCACACGCTCATGGTCGGAATCTTCGCGGCCGCCGTCCTGGACGGGGAGGAGGGGGAGTCCGCCGACGCCATCGGCGACCTCGCCGAGGCGATGCTCTCCGACCTGGAGTCCCTGGTGCCCTCCTGTCAGGAGGCCGCGAACCTGGCCGAGCGCCTGGAGGGCGACCTGCGCGGCGTGGTCAGCAACCTCGACCGTGTCAAGCGGCCCTTCCAGCGCTGGATCCGCGCTCTCCAGGATGAGGGCACCCAGGCGCTGGTCGACGGCGTCGACGCCGAGGCCGCCCTGCGCGAGGCCGTTGCCGTGGGCGAGCAGGGCTTCCCGGAGACGGCCTCCCTGGCCGAGCTGGCCGCCAAGGCCCGTGGTGTCGTCGTGACCCTGGATGAGTCCGTCATCCGTGAGCGGGTGGCGACGGTTCGCGAGACCCTGGGCCAGCTGGGGGCGTAG
- a CDS encoding response regulator transcription factor, whose product MTNAPTENLTRADGSPLRVLVVDDEQMLADLLASALRYEGWEVTTAGTGIAAVRSAQEIDPDVIVLDIMLPDFDGLEVMRRVRGHSPNVPVLFLTAKDAVEDRVAGLTAGGDDYVTKPFSLEEVVARLRALLRRSGASEEKPASLLEVGDLRMDEDSHEVWRGQDEIQLTATEFELLRYLMRNPRRVLSKPQILDRVWNYDFGGQANIVELYISYLRRKIDKGREPMIHTMRGVGYVLKPAVGAGERV is encoded by the coding sequence GTGACTAACGCCCCCACCGAGAACCTCACCCGCGCTGACGGTTCCCCCCTGCGCGTCCTGGTCGTCGACGACGAGCAGATGCTCGCCGATCTGCTCGCCTCCGCCCTGCGTTACGAGGGCTGGGAGGTCACGACTGCCGGGACCGGGATCGCCGCGGTCCGATCCGCTCAAGAGATCGACCCCGACGTCATCGTCCTGGACATCATGCTGCCCGACTTCGACGGCCTGGAGGTCATGCGCCGGGTGCGCGGCCACAGCCCGAACGTGCCGGTCCTGTTCCTGACCGCCAAGGACGCCGTCGAGGACCGGGTGGCCGGACTGACCGCCGGCGGCGACGACTACGTCACCAAGCCCTTCTCCCTGGAGGAGGTCGTGGCCCGCCTGCGCGCCCTGCTGCGCCGTTCGGGGGCCAGCGAGGAGAAGCCCGCCTCCCTGCTGGAGGTCGGGGACCTGCGCATGGACGAGGACTCCCACGAGGTCTGGCGCGGCCAGGACGAGATCCAGCTGACCGCCACCGAGTTCGAGCTGCTGCGCTACCTCATGCGCAACCCCCGCCGGGTCCTGTCCAAGCCGCAGATCCTGGACCGGGTGTGGAACTACGACTTCGGCGGGCAGGCCAACATCGTCGAGCTCTACATCTCCTACCTGCGCCGCAAGATCGACAAGGGCCGCGAGCCCATGATCCACACAATGCGTGGCGTCGGCTACGTCCTCAAGCCCGCCGTCGGCGCCGGCGAGCGCGTCTGA